A window of Jannaschia sp. M317 contains these coding sequences:
- a CDS encoding DUF6314 family protein: protein MKLADLAGDWRVLRAIRHADGTRVRFEGRAVWTAEGDRWRSLETGRLRQGDVTFEARRETIWQAQAAGIDVRFGDGRFFHHIAAGSQVRAHHDCPPDDYRLMYDFRLWPHWSVRWRVTGPRKDYRALTRYVRP, encoded by the coding sequence GTGAAGCTGGCGGACCTGGCAGGTGACTGGCGCGTTTTGCGGGCAATCCGCCATGCGGACGGCACGCGGGTGCGCTTCGAAGGGCGGGCCGTCTGGACGGCCGAGGGCGACCGGTGGCGGTCGCTGGAAACCGGTCGGCTGCGGCAGGGGGACGTCACCTTCGAGGCGCGGCGCGAAACGATCTGGCAGGCGCAGGCGGCCGGGATTGACGTGCGCTTTGGCGACGGGCGGTTTTTTCATCACATTGCTGCCGGGTCACAGGTGCGCGCGCACCACGATTGCCCGCCAGACGATTACCGCTTGATGTACGACTTCCGGCTTTGGCCGCACTGGTCGGTGCGCTGGCGCGTGACGGGCCCGCGCAAGGATTACCGCGCGTTGACGCGCTACGTTCGCCCATAG
- a CDS encoding diacylglycerol kinase — translation MTGATPPPKGTRNPVAHTFGALGYSLAGGRFLLTQRAARLQVFMFAVTVAIFAVAGVTAGHWAVMGALFLTTLGIEALNTAIELIIDRTSPEISDFAKNAKDLGSFAVFCGVLVFVGHAVWAVGAAVL, via the coding sequence ATGACGGGTGCGACACCACCGCCCAAGGGCACGCGCAATCCGGTAGCGCATACCTTCGGTGCGCTCGGCTATTCGCTGGCGGGCGGGCGATTCCTGCTGACCCAGCGGGCGGCGCGGCTGCAGGTCTTCATGTTTGCGGTCACGGTCGCGATCTTTGCTGTCGCGGGGGTGACCGCCGGACACTGGGCGGTGATGGGGGCGCTGTTCCTGACGACGCTGGGGATCGAGGCCTTGAACACCGCGATCGAGCTGATCATCGACCGCACCTCGCCTGAAATCAGCGATTTTGCCAAGAATGCCAAGGATCTGGGCAGTTTCGCCGTGTTCTGCGGTGTGCTCGTCTTCGTTGGCCACGCGGTCTGGGCCGTGGGGGCGGCGGTCCTGTGA
- the purB gene encoding adenylosuccinate lyase: MIPRYSRPEMVSIWSPETKFRIWYEIEAHACDAMADLGVIPRENAEAVWKAKDVEFDVARIDEIEAVTKHDVIAFLTHLAEHVGSDEARFVHQGMTSSDVLDTCTNVQLTRAADILITDLEGLLAALKRRALEHKDTVRVGRSHGIHAEPTTMGLTFARFYAEMDRNLTRMRTARDEIATGAISGAVGTFANVDPRVEEHVCEKLGLTPEPISTQVIPRDRHAAFFACLGVIASSIENLATEIRHMQRTEVLEGAEFFSMGQKGSSAMPHKKNPVLTENLTGLARMVRAAVIPAMENVALWHERDISHSSVERMIGPDATITLDFALARLTSVVDKMLIFPDNMLDNMNKFPGLVMSQRVLLALTQAGVSREDAYVMVQRNALKVWEERTDFKAELLADADVVAALGAEAIEEKFDMGYHTKHVDTIFKRVFGA; the protein is encoded by the coding sequence ATGATCCCGCGCTATTCCCGCCCCGAGATGGTGTCCATCTGGTCCCCCGAGACCAAGTTCCGCATCTGGTACGAGATCGAGGCCCACGCCTGCGACGCCATGGCCGATCTGGGCGTCATCCCGCGCGAGAATGCCGAAGCCGTGTGGAAGGCGAAGGACGTCGAATTCGATGTGGCCCGCATCGACGAAATCGAGGCCGTCACCAAGCACGACGTCATTGCCTTTCTGACCCATCTGGCCGAACACGTCGGCTCTGACGAGGCGCGGTTCGTGCACCAGGGCATGACCTCTTCGGATGTGCTGGACACCTGCACCAACGTCCAGCTGACGCGTGCCGCCGACATTCTGATCACCGACCTGGAGGGGTTGCTGGCCGCGCTGAAACGGCGCGCGCTGGAACACAAGGACACGGTCCGCGTGGGCCGCAGCCACGGCATCCACGCCGAACCCACCACCATGGGCCTGACCTTCGCGCGGTTCTACGCCGAGATGGACCGCAACCTGACCCGGATGCGCACTGCCCGCGACGAAATCGCCACCGGGGCCATTTCCGGCGCGGTCGGCACCTTTGCCAACGTCGATCCGCGGGTCGAGGAACATGTCTGCGAAAAGCTGGGCCTGACGCCAGAGCCGATCAGCACCCAGGTCATCCCCCGCGACCGCCACGCCGCCTTCTTCGCCTGCCTGGGCGTCATCGCCAGCAGCATCGAGAACCTCGCCACAGAGATCCGCCACATGCAGCGCACCGAGGTGCTTGAGGGGGCGGAGTTCTTCTCGATGGGGCAGAAAGGGTCGTCGGCGATGCCGCACAAGAAGAACCCGGTTCTGACGGAAAACCTGACCGGTCTGGCCCGCATGGTGCGCGCCGCCGTGATCCCCGCGATGGAAAACGTGGCGCTTTGGCACGAACGCGACATCTCGCATTCGTCGGTCGAGCGGATGATCGGGCCGGATGCCACGATCACGCTGGACTTCGCGCTGGCGCGCTTGACGAGCGTCGTCGACAAGATGCTGATCTTCCCGGACAACATGCTGGACAACATGAACAAGTTTCCGGGCCTGGTCATGTCGCAGCGTGTTCTGCTGGCCCTGACGCAGGCCGGTGTCAGCCGCGAAGATGCCTATGTCATGGTGCAGCGCAACGCCCTGAAGGTCTGGGAAGAGCGGACCGATTTCAAGGCGGAGCTGCTGGCCGACGCGGACGTGGTCGCGGCGCTTGGTGCAGAGGCCATCGAAGAGAAATTCGACATGGGCTACCACACCAAGCACGTGGACACGATTTTCAAGCGCGTCTTCGGGGCCTGA